In Candidatus Nanopelagicales bacterium, a single genomic region encodes these proteins:
- a CDS encoding histidinol-phosphate transaminase, with protein MRFVTSVEDLPIRDELRDVQAYGAPQLDVTVRLNTNENPHPPGPEVVTAITDAIAGVAGTLQRYPDRDAVALRTALADYLTEQTGVLRTPAQLWAANGSNEILQQLMQLFAGPGRRVLGFEPGYSMHPLIARGTGSAYTGVARAPDFSVDVDTAIAAVRELRPDVVVVCSPNNPTGTAADLAVVETLYDVLAETASGVLVVDEAYAEFSDRSSAITLLAGRPRLIVTRTMSKAFAFAGARVGYLTADAAVVEAIGRVRLPYHLSALTQAAATAALEHAATLQAAVNDLKVQRDRIVAQCGQFGCRVADSDANFVLIGGFADQGQVWRHLVDAQVLVRDVGLPGWLRVTAGTQEETTAFLDALSAILEVEPELLSQKFATTETAPASRTPNKEETA; from the coding sequence ATCCGATTCGTGACGTCAGTCGAGGACTTGCCAATCCGCGATGAACTGCGTGACGTCCAGGCATACGGTGCGCCGCAGCTCGACGTCACGGTCAGGCTCAATACCAACGAGAACCCCCACCCACCTGGTCCGGAGGTCGTCACGGCAATCACCGATGCGATTGCCGGTGTCGCGGGCACACTGCAGCGCTACCCGGACCGGGACGCGGTCGCACTGCGAACTGCGCTCGCCGACTACCTGACTGAGCAGACCGGGGTTCTGCGAACTCCGGCGCAACTGTGGGCGGCCAACGGAAGCAACGAGATCCTCCAGCAACTTATGCAGCTATTTGCCGGTCCAGGTCGGCGGGTGTTGGGATTCGAGCCCGGCTACTCCATGCATCCCTTGATTGCCCGCGGCACCGGCAGCGCGTACACCGGAGTTGCCCGGGCGCCTGACTTCAGCGTCGACGTCGATACCGCCATCGCTGCGGTGCGGGAGTTGCGACCAGACGTTGTGGTTGTGTGCTCGCCCAACAACCCCACCGGCACCGCCGCCGATCTTGCCGTGGTGGAGACGCTGTACGACGTCCTCGCGGAAACCGCAAGTGGCGTCCTGGTGGTCGATGAGGCGTACGCCGAGTTCAGCGATCGATCGAGCGCTATCACTTTGCTGGCGGGTCGACCACGGTTGATCGTGACCCGCACGATGAGTAAGGCCTTCGCGTTCGCGGGTGCCCGCGTTGGTTACCTCACCGCCGATGCTGCCGTCGTCGAGGCGATTGGCCGTGTTCGGTTGCCGTATCATCTGTCCGCCCTGACCCAAGCGGCGGCCACGGCCGCACTCGAACACGCCGCAACCCTGCAAGCGGCTGTCAACGACCTGAAGGTTCAGCGCGACCGAATAGTGGCCCAATGTGGACAGTTTGGTTGCCGAGTTGCCGACAGCGACGCGAACTTCGTGCTTATCGGGGGGTTTGCCGATCAAGGTCAGGTCTGGCGCCACCTCGTCGATGCGCAGGTCTTGGTGCGCGACGTCGGCCTGCCGGGGTGGCTGCGGGTCACTGCGGGTACGCAGGAGGAAACCACCGCGTTCCTTGATGCACTATCTGCAATCCTGGAAGTCGAACCGGAGCTACTTTCCCAGAAATTCGCCACGACCGAGACAGCGCCAGCATCGCGCACACCCAACAAAGAGGAGACGGCATGA
- the hisB gene encoding imidazoleglycerol-phosphate dehydratase HisB yields MSRTAVIARETKESNVLVELNLDGTGLVEISTGVPFYDHMLSQLGKHSGIDLKVLTKGDLEVDAHHTVEDTALALGAALREALGDKAGIRRFGDSLVPLDEALVQSAVDLSGRPYVVHEEPELIELIGTYDTTLTRHIWESLAASAQICLHVRVITGRNAHHIVEAQFKSVARSLRDAIALDASVTGIPSTKGTL; encoded by the coding sequence ATGAGCCGCACAGCTGTGATTGCCAGGGAGACCAAGGAGAGCAACGTCCTTGTTGAGCTGAACCTCGATGGCACCGGTCTGGTGGAAATCAGCACCGGTGTGCCGTTCTACGACCACATGCTCAGTCAGTTGGGAAAGCACAGCGGGATCGACCTCAAAGTCTTGACCAAAGGCGATCTGGAGGTGGATGCGCATCACACTGTTGAGGACACGGCCTTAGCCCTCGGTGCGGCACTTCGAGAAGCCCTCGGTGACAAGGCGGGGATCCGCAGATTCGGCGATTCGCTGGTGCCACTCGATGAGGCACTCGTTCAGTCGGCGGTCGACCTGTCGGGTCGGCCCTACGTCGTACACGAAGAGCCGGAACTCATCGAGCTCATCGGCACCTATGACACGACACTGACCCGCCACATCTGGGAGTCGCTGGCGGCATCGGCACAGATCTGCCTGCACGTGCGGGTCATCACCGGCCGCAATGCCCACCACATCGTCGAGGCGCAGTTCAAGTCGGTGGCCCGGTCGCTGCGCGATGCAATTGCGTTGGACGCCAGCGTCACCGGAATTCCCTCGACAAAGGGCACCCTGTGA
- the hisH gene encoding imidazole glycerol phosphate synthase subunit HisH: MKQPRLVVLDYGSGNLRSAQRALEHVGAQVEVSADPDAAVNADGLVVPGVGAFEACMLGLQKVDGPRIIDRRLSGGRPVLGICVGMQVLFEHGVEHGVNTVGCGQWPGVVDRLDAPVLPHIGWNTVDVPAGSTLFAGIESQRFYFVHSYAARKWELDTEGSPTRPPLITWANHGEPFIAAVENGPLSATQFHPEKSGDAGLALLGNWVKNLM, encoded by the coding sequence ATGAAACAGCCGCGATTGGTGGTTCTGGACTACGGATCTGGGAACCTTCGGTCAGCGCAACGTGCCCTTGAACACGTTGGAGCACAGGTAGAAGTCTCGGCAGACCCGGACGCGGCAGTCAATGCCGACGGTCTCGTCGTTCCCGGTGTGGGCGCGTTTGAGGCATGCATGCTCGGGTTGCAGAAGGTAGACGGCCCACGAATCATCGATCGACGACTCTCCGGTGGCCGACCGGTGCTTGGTATCTGCGTCGGCATGCAGGTTCTGTTCGAACACGGGGTTGAGCACGGTGTCAACACCGTTGGGTGCGGCCAGTGGCCGGGTGTGGTGGACCGATTGGACGCTCCCGTACTCCCGCACATCGGGTGGAACACAGTCGACGTTCCTGCGGGTTCGACGTTGTTTGCCGGAATCGAATCGCAGCGCTTCTACTTCGTTCACTCATATGCAGCGAGAAAGTGGGAACTCGATACCGAGGGATCACCAACCAGGCCGCCGCTGATCACCTGGGCCAACCATGGCGAACCATTCATCGCCGCAGTCGAAAACGGTCCACTGTCCGCGACGCAGTTCCACCCGGAGAAGTCCGGAGACGCGGGTCTGGCGCTGCTGGGCAACTGGGTGAAAAACCTGATGTGA
- the priA gene encoding bifunctional 1-(5-phosphoribosyl)-5-((5-phosphoribosylamino)methylideneamino)imidazole-4-carboxamide isomerase/phosphoribosylanthranilate isomerase PriA, with the protein MTIQLLPAVDVADGKAVRLFQGEAGSATDYGDPLAAALAWQEQGAEWVHLVDLDAAFGRGSNSELLARIVGALDIDVELSGGIRDDESLAAALATGCMRINIGTAALENPDWCGRAIAHHGDQIAIGLDVRGTTLAARGWVQEGGELYETLARLEQDGCARYVVTDVEKDGTLKGPNLHLLREVCKRTDKPVVASGGVSSLEDIHELAGLEHLGVEGIIIGKALYSGAFSLPEALASVAPRLDFIDPNLAQ; encoded by the coding sequence GTGACAATTCAACTACTCCCAGCCGTTGACGTGGCCGACGGCAAAGCCGTCCGACTGTTTCAAGGTGAGGCCGGCTCGGCCACCGACTACGGCGATCCGCTCGCGGCAGCCTTGGCCTGGCAAGAGCAAGGCGCCGAGTGGGTTCATCTCGTTGACCTTGACGCGGCCTTCGGCCGTGGCTCGAACAGCGAACTGCTGGCCCGGATTGTCGGCGCGTTGGACATCGACGTAGAACTGTCCGGTGGCATTCGCGACGACGAGTCCCTGGCGGCAGCCCTGGCGACGGGCTGCATGCGGATCAATATCGGCACCGCCGCGTTGGAGAACCCGGACTGGTGTGGCCGAGCGATTGCCCACCATGGCGATCAGATCGCCATCGGCCTTGATGTGCGAGGCACGACTCTTGCGGCGCGCGGCTGGGTTCAGGAAGGCGGCGAGTTGTACGAGACGCTAGCCAGGCTGGAGCAGGACGGCTGTGCGCGGTACGTCGTGACCGACGTCGAGAAGGACGGCACGCTCAAGGGTCCGAACCTGCACCTGTTGCGCGAGGTCTGCAAGCGCACTGATAAGCCGGTGGTCGCCAGCGGTGGTGTGTCGTCACTGGAGGACATCCACGAGCTAGCTGGCCTTGAGCACCTCGGCGTCGAAGGAATCATCATCGGCAAGGCCCTGTACTCGGGGGCGTTCAGTTTGCCTGAGGCGCTCGCCTCGGTTGCGCCCCGGCTCGACTTCATTGATCCGAATTTGGCGCAATAG
- the hisF gene encoding imidazole glycerol phosphate synthase subunit HisF, which yields MPVAVRVIPCLDVDAGRVVKGVNFTDLRDAGDPVELARAYNEAGADELVFLDITASSSDRSTTYDVVRRTAEEVFIPLTVGGGVRTVADIDRLLRAGADKVGVNTAAIDRPEFLTEAATQFGSQCVVLSVDARRCPPGTVTESGFEVTTHGGRKGTGIDAVEWAAEGARRGAGEILLNSMDADGTRDGFDIDLIERVRAVVVVPVIASGGAGKCADFPPAVAAGADAVLAASVFHFGTLRIADVKHELAAGGYAVR from the coding sequence ATGCCGGTCGCCGTGAGAGTCATTCCATGCTTGGACGTCGACGCCGGCAGGGTGGTCAAGGGTGTGAATTTCACTGACCTGCGGGACGCCGGCGATCCGGTGGAACTTGCTCGGGCTTACAACGAGGCAGGTGCCGACGAGCTGGTATTCCTTGACATCACCGCAAGCAGTTCAGATCGTTCGACCACCTACGACGTTGTCCGGCGCACGGCCGAGGAGGTCTTTATCCCGTTGACGGTGGGCGGGGGCGTCCGGACGGTGGCGGACATCGACCGGCTACTGCGGGCCGGAGCCGACAAGGTCGGGGTCAACACCGCAGCTATTGACCGACCCGAATTCCTCACGGAGGCTGCGACGCAATTCGGTTCTCAATGCGTCGTGTTGTCCGTCGATGCCCGCCGCTGTCCGCCGGGGACGGTGACTGAGTCGGGTTTCGAGGTGACAACCCATGGCGGGCGGAAGGGGACTGGAATCGACGCAGTCGAATGGGCGGCCGAAGGTGCCCGGCGGGGAGCTGGTGAGATTCTGTTGAACTCGATGGATGCCGATGGCACCCGAGACGGCTTCGACATCGATCTCATCGAGCGGGTGCGTGCTGTGGTGGTGGTGCCCGTCATCGCCAGCGGTGGGGCGGGCAAGTGCGCCGACTTCCCACCCGCGGTGGCTGCGGGTGCCGACGCTGTTTTGGCGGCCAGCGTGTTCCATTTTGGGACGCTACGCATTGCCGACGTGAAGCACGAGCTTGCCGCCGGCGGTTACGCCGTCCGTTGA
- a CDS encoding TIGR03085 family protein — protein sequence MTTTSWAQSERQQLSDLFEEVGPDAPTLCGDWTTSDLAAHLVLRESRPDAALGIVIKPLAGWTDRTQNSIASRPWPELIESVRNGPPRFSPFSLPKADALANTGEFFVHLEDVRRAGDDWQPRDLPPKFADSLWGICKARGKGLLRRVPIGVVLHRTDGDGGEVNARSGSPRVVISGPAAELLLYCYGRKEQSQVHIEGSPEAVAALRDADLSI from the coding sequence GTGACTACCACTTCCTGGGCCCAGTCCGAACGTCAACAGCTGAGCGATCTGTTCGAGGAGGTCGGTCCCGACGCCCCGACGTTGTGTGGGGACTGGACTACCTCCGACCTTGCCGCCCACTTGGTTCTTCGAGAGTCGCGACCGGATGCAGCGTTGGGCATCGTTATCAAGCCGCTGGCCGGCTGGACAGACCGCACGCAGAACTCGATCGCGTCGCGCCCGTGGCCAGAACTGATCGAATCGGTCCGAAACGGTCCACCCCGCTTCTCGCCGTTCTCCCTTCCCAAGGCCGATGCGCTGGCGAACACCGGCGAGTTCTTCGTTCACCTCGAAGATGTCCGTCGGGCCGGAGACGACTGGCAGCCCCGCGACCTACCACCGAAGTTCGCCGACTCACTGTGGGGAATCTGCAAAGCGCGCGGCAAAGGCTTGCTCCGGCGGGTGCCGATCGGGGTCGTCCTGCACCGCACCGACGGTGACGGGGGCGAAGTCAACGCCCGCAGCGGCAGTCCCCGCGTCGTGATCAGTGGGCCGGCCGCCGAACTGCTGCTGTACTGCTACGGCCGCAAAGAGCAGTCCCAGGTTCACATCGAGGGAAGCCCAGAAGCGGTCGCGGCGCTGCGCGACGCAGACCTGTCGATCTGA
- the hisI gene encoding phosphoribosyl-AMP cyclohydrolase has translation MTRDPAAELLRQLAPNDDGLVPAIAQQWDTGEVLMLAWMDSEALRRTLATGRATFWSRSRSEYWRKGDTSGHVQHVRRVQLDCDGDALLLSVDQVGPACHTGLRSCFETAHIDLASRAEESAGDQL, from the coding sequence ATGACCAGGGATCCCGCCGCAGAACTGCTGCGCCAACTAGCGCCCAACGACGATGGATTGGTCCCGGCAATCGCGCAGCAGTGGGACACGGGAGAGGTCTTGATGCTGGCGTGGATGGATTCCGAGGCACTTCGCCGCACGCTGGCGACCGGTCGCGCCACCTTTTGGTCTCGCAGCCGCAGTGAGTACTGGCGCAAGGGTGACACCTCCGGCCATGTCCAGCACGTTCGTCGAGTGCAACTCGACTGCGACGGCGACGCGCTCTTGCTCAGCGTCGACCAGGTCGGTCCGGCCTGTCACACGGGCCTGCGCAGTTGCTTTGAGACGGCGCACATTGATCTCGCGAGTAGGGCTGAGGAGTCCGCGGGGGACCAGCTGTGA
- the trpE gene encoding anthranilate synthase component I, producing the protein MPNRAAVGRLAKDRRVVPIVRRLLADGETPVGLYRKLAADRPGTYLLESAEHGGVWSRYSFVGVRCSAMLTEVDGRPVWIGDVPVAVGSTPGGMTALEVMRDTLAALHSPRLAGLPPLTSGLVGMIGYDAVRRWERLPELTEDDLGLPEVAMLVASDLAVLDHYDGSVLLIANVVLGEADTSATELNLLYDDAVARIDAMACRLQQPVATPAWTFDGSVEPDFQAMTQPEQYYEKVEAAREHIRAGDAFQVVVSQRFQTPTTADALDIYRILRISNPSPYMYLIRFPAALGDSVPTNGGTAQGGSDPHRPGLGDATAFSVVGSSPEALVKLDDGRAMMHPIAGSRPRGATPERDAELADELLADDKERAEHLMLVDLGRNDVGRVSQPGSVEVVEFMEVERYSHIMHIVSTVVGQLSAGKTAYDLLAATFPAGTLSGAPKPRAMEIIEDLESTRRGLYGGVVGYLDFAGDMDTAIAIRTAVLRDGMAYVQAGAGLVADSDPVTEEQECRNKAAAVLRAIAMAQTMREATS; encoded by the coding sequence GTGCCGAACCGGGCGGCGGTCGGTCGGTTGGCCAAGGATCGGCGAGTAGTCCCCATCGTCCGTCGGTTGTTGGCCGACGGGGAGACTCCCGTCGGTTTGTACCGCAAACTGGCCGCTGATCGGCCTGGCACCTACTTGCTCGAGTCTGCCGAACACGGTGGAGTGTGGTCGCGGTACTCCTTTGTCGGCGTTCGTTGTTCGGCAATGCTGACTGAAGTCGATGGGCGACCGGTATGGATCGGTGATGTGCCCGTAGCGGTGGGAAGCACCCCCGGCGGTATGACTGCACTGGAAGTCATGCGCGACACGTTGGCCGCCTTGCACTCACCGAGACTGGCCGGTCTACCGCCGCTGACGAGCGGTCTGGTGGGAATGATCGGCTACGACGCGGTCCGGCGCTGGGAGCGGTTACCGGAGTTGACGGAGGATGATCTGGGGTTGCCCGAGGTCGCGATGCTGGTCGCATCGGACCTTGCGGTACTTGATCACTACGACGGCTCTGTGTTGTTGATTGCCAATGTGGTGCTCGGCGAGGCTGACACGAGCGCAACTGAGCTGAACCTGCTCTACGACGATGCCGTCGCGCGTATCGACGCAATGGCTTGCCGCCTGCAACAACCGGTCGCGACGCCTGCCTGGACGTTCGACGGTTCGGTGGAGCCGGACTTCCAGGCGATGACGCAACCGGAGCAGTACTACGAGAAAGTGGAAGCGGCGCGGGAACATATTCGGGCGGGCGACGCCTTTCAAGTTGTTGTCTCACAGCGGTTCCAGACCCCGACCACAGCGGATGCGTTGGATATCTACCGCATCCTGCGGATCAGCAATCCGAGTCCGTACATGTACCTGATCCGGTTCCCGGCAGCGCTGGGCGACTCCGTACCCACCAACGGCGGGACCGCGCAAGGTGGATCCGACCCGCACCGTCCTGGACTGGGTGATGCGACTGCGTTCTCAGTGGTCGGATCGAGCCCTGAAGCGTTGGTCAAATTGGACGACGGTCGAGCCATGATGCACCCCATCGCTGGCAGCCGACCCCGGGGAGCGACGCCTGAGCGTGACGCTGAACTTGCCGACGAGTTGCTCGCCGACGACAAGGAACGCGCCGAGCATTTGATGTTGGTTGACCTCGGGCGAAATGACGTCGGAAGAGTGAGCCAACCGGGCTCAGTTGAGGTCGTCGAATTCATGGAAGTCGAGCGCTACTCCCACATCATGCACATCGTTTCGACCGTTGTGGGCCAGTTGTCCGCTGGGAAGACCGCCTACGACTTACTCGCCGCGACCTTTCCAGCGGGGACGTTGTCCGGGGCTCCCAAGCCACGAGCGATGGAGATCATCGAGGACCTTGAGTCCACCCGTCGTGGCCTGTACGGGGGAGTTGTGGGCTATCTCGATTTCGCCGGCGACATGGACACTGCGATCGCGATTCGGACTGCTGTTCTGCGCGACGGGATGGCCTATGTCCAAGCGGGCGCAGGACTGGTGGCCGACTCAGATCCGGTCACCGAAGAGCAGGAATGCCGCAACAAGGCCGCAGCTGTTCTGCGTGCAATCGCAATGGCGCAGACAATGCGGGAGGCGACCTCGTGA